CCCCCCCAGCGGATTGACCGCGCGCAGCCGCGCGACGAGTTCGGCCGGCGCCTTCTCGGGGGACCCGGCGTCGTAGGGCGGCTGGGGGTCGTACTCGGTCATCAGTTGCACCGCTCGGGCGACGTCGTCGCCCGCGACGCGGCCGAGGAGGGTGAGGCCCATGTCGATGCCGGCCGACACCCCGGCGGCGGTCACGTACTTGCCGTCGAAGACCACGCGCTCGCCGGTGGGCTCGGCGCCGAACTCGGAAAGCCGGTCGAGGAACATCCAGTGGCCCGTGGCCCGGCGCCCGTCGAGCAGGCCGGCGGCGGCCAGCAGGAGGGAGCCGGTGCAGACCGAGGTGGTCCAGGTCGTGGTGGCGTCGACGGTCCGCAGCCAGTCGAGGACGGCGGGGTTCTGCATCTCCAGCTCGGGGTGCGGGCCGCCCGGCACGATGACGATGTCGGGCCGGGTGATCTCGTCGAGCCCCTTGTCGGCGACGAGCGCCAGCTGCCCGGAGTCCCCCCGCACGGGCCCCGGCCGCTCGGCGACGAAGACGACGTCGGCGCCGGGCAGACGCCCCAGGGTGTCGAAGGGCCCGACGGCGTCGAGCGCGGTGAAGCGGTCGTAGAGCAGTACGGCGATCTGCATGGCTCCTCCGGAGCGGTAGTGGTGTGCGGGGCCCGGCGGCCGCCGGTGGCGGCCCGGCCGGTGGCCGGCCGTCGACGCTCACGGCGGGCCGGGAGATGCGGTTCGGGGCGGACCCGGCCGGGGGGATGCGGTTCGGGGCGGCCCCGGGCCGGCGGCGATGGTCGCGGACGTCACGGGCCGAAGCGGCGGCGGTATTCGGACGGCGGCTGGCCGAGGGTGCGCAGGAAGGCGCGGCGGAGGGCCTCCGGGGTGCGGTAGCCGGATGCGCGGGCGATCTGGGCCACGCCCCCGCCGCCATCCTCCAGCAGCCGCCGCGCGTGCTCCACCCGTACCCGCTCCACGTACCGCCCCGGGGTCACCCCCGTCTCCGCCTGGAAGGCCCGCGCGAAGTGGCGCGGCGACAGCGCGGCCCGCGCCGCGAGCGCCTCCACCCCGAGGTCCTCGCCCGGGTGTTCGTTGATCCACTGCTGCACGTCCCGCAGCGGTTCCCGCCGCGCCGTCTGCGCCGCCAGCTGTGCGCTGAACTGCGCCTGGTTCCCGGGCCTGCGCAGGAACACCACCAGGTGCCGGGCGATCAGCAGCGCCACGTCCCGCCCGACGTCCTCCTCCACCAGCGCCAGCGCGAGGTCGATGCCGGCCGTCACCCCGGCCGATGTGGCCACCCGGCCGTCGCGGACGTAGACGGGATCGGGTTCGACCGTGACGGCGGGGTAGTCCCGGGCCATCCGCGCGCAGGCGTTCCAGTGCGTCGTGGCCCGGTGGCCGTCCAGCAGCCCCGCTTCCGCCAGCAGCAGTCCTCCCGTGCACACGGACACCACCCGCTCCGCGCCACCCCCGTGCGCGCGGAGCCAGTCGGTGAGCCCCGGGTCGAAGTCGCCCGTGTACCGGCCCCCGGGTACCAGCAGGGTGGTCCCCGCCCCGGGCCGCGCGCTCTCCAGGTCTCCGTCCGGGACCAGGGTCAGCCCGCTGGAGGTGCGTACGGGAGCGGCCCCGGGGGACACCGTCCTGATCCGGTACCCGGCGTGTTCCGGGAACCGGCCGACCCCGCTGAACACCTCCACCGGGCCGGTCACGTCCAGGCTCTGCACCCCGTCGTAGAGCAGTACGAGCACGTTTCGCGACGACATGCCTCCATCCTGTGACCCCGAGGGAATGGCCGCAATGCCGCACTTCCCACCTATCCGGCCACCGCTCGGGCCGTGGCGCCCGCGCGGATAGGATCGACGGACCATGACTGCAACCCTCGTCGCCAAGAACCTCACCGCCGCGCACGGTGAGCGCACGCTCTTCGCCGGCCTCGACCTCGTCGTCGCGCCCGGCGACGTCATCGGCCTCGTCGGCGTCAACGGCGCCGGGAAGTCCACCCTGCTGCGGCTACTCGCCGGGCTGGACGCCCCCGAGACCGGTGAGCTCCGGCTCTCCCCGCCCGGCGCCGCCGTGGGGCACCTGCCGCAGGAGCCCGAGCGCCGCCCCGGGGAGTCGGTCCGCGAGTTCCTCGCCCGCCGCACCGGTGTCGCGGCCGCGCAGGCGGAGCTCGACGCGGCCACCCAGGGCCTGGTCGACGGCACCCCCGGCGCCGACGACGCCTACGGGGAGGCCCTCGACCGCTGGCTGAACCTCGGCGGCGCGGACCTCGACGAGCGGGCCCAGGAGGTCGCCGACGACCTCGGTCTGTCCGTGGGCCTCGACCTGCCGATGACGGCCCTGTCCGGCGGCCAGGCGGCCCGCGCCGGTCTCGCCTCCCTCCTGCTCTCCCGCTACGACGTGTTCCTGCTCGACGAGCCGACCAACGACCTCGACCTCGACGGTCTGGAGCGGCTGGAGCAGTTCGTGAAGGGGCTGCGCGCGGGCACGGTCGTCATCAGCCACGACCGCGAGTTCCTCGCGCGCACCGTCACCAAGGTCCTCGAACTGGATCTGGCGCAGCAGCAGATCAACCTCTACGGCGGTGGCTACGAGGCCTACCTGGAGGAGCGCGAGCGGGCCCGTACGCACGCCCGCGAGGAGTACGACGAGTACGCGGACAAGCGCTCGGCACTCGAAGGCCGGGCCGCGATGCAGCGCGGCTGGATGGACAAGGGCGTCAAGAACGCCCGCCGCAAGGCCACCGACAACGACAAGATCGGCAAGAAGTTCCGCAGCGAGGCGAGCGAGAAGCAGGCCGCCAAGGCCCGCCAGACGCAGCGCGCGATCGAGCGTCTGGACGTGGTGGACGAGCCCCGCAAGGAGTGGGAGCTGCGCATGGAGATCGCGGCGGCCCCCCGATCGGGTTCGGTGGTCGCCACGCTTCGCGAAGCGGCCGTCAGCCGGGGCGACTTCCACTTCGGCCCGGCCAGCCTGCAGATCGACTGGGCGGACCGGGTCGCGATCACGGGAGCCAACGGGGCCGGCAAGTCCACCCTGCTGGCCGTGCTGCTCGGCCGTCTCGCCCCCGATTCCGGCGCGGCCACCCTCGGTTCAGGGGTGCTGGTCGGTGAAGTGGACCAGGCGCGGGGGCTGTTCCTCGGCGACGAGCCGCTGCTGGAGGCGTTCTGCGCCGCCGTGCCGGACACCGAACCCGCCGAAGTCCGCACGCTGCTGGCCAAGTTCGGCCTCAAGGCGGTCCACGTGCTGCGCCCGGCGGCCACCCTCTCGCCCGGTGAGCGCACCCGCGCGGCCCTGGCGCTGCTCCAGGGCCGCGGGGTCAACCTGCTGGTCCTGGACGAGCCCACCAACCACCTCGACCTGCCGGCGATCGAGCAGTTGGAGTCGGCGCTGGAGGCGTACGAGGGCACCTTGCTGCTGGTCACCCACGACCGCCGGATGCTCGACGCGGTGCACGTGACCCGCCGCCTGGAGGTCTCGGCCGGCAAGGTCGTCGAGCTCTAGCCGTCCCTTCCGGATCTTGCCTGACCCGCGCCGTCCGGCAAGATCCGGTAGAGACGGCCCAGCCGTCCCCTAGAGGCCGTCCGGGGCCCGCCGGGTGCGGGCCATCCGGCGCGCCACGAAGTCCCGCGGGAGGTGTCGGGCCGCGAGGACGTACGCCTGGTAGCGGCGGCTGGTGATGCTGACGGGGCGGCGCCTCGCCAGGTCCCTGAGGGCCTTGGCCACCACCGCTCCGGGCTCCAGCCACACCGCGTCGCGCAGGGCGCTGACGTCCATCCCGGCGCGCTCCTGGAACTCGGTGCGGGTGAAGCCCGGTACCACCGCAAGCACGCGCACCCCGTACGGCTCCATGTCGATCCGCAGGGATTCGCTGAACGCGGTGATCCAGGCCTTGGCGGCCCCGTAGGTCCCGGTCGGCAGGGCTCCCGCGACCGACGAGACGTTGATCACCGCGCCGCGGCGGCGCTCGCGCAGACCGGGCAGCGCCGCGTGGGTCAGCCGCAGCGGGACCTTGACCAGCAGGTCGAGCATCCGCTCCTCGTCTTCGACGGGGCTGTACGGGAAGGGGGCGGGCAGGCCGAAGCCCGCGTTGTTGACCAGCACGTCGACGGGCCGGGCCCGGTCGGCGAGCCGCTCGGCCACCTTCTCGCATGCGGCGGGGTCGAGCAGGTCCGCGGGCAGCACCTCGCAGGACGTCCCGTACGTGCGGCGGAGCTCCTCGGCGACGGCGGTGAGCCGGTCCTCGTCCCGGGCGACGAGGACGAGGTCGCAGCCCTTGGCGGCGAGGCCCCGCGCGAAGGCCGCGCCGAGGCCGGAACTGGCGCCGGTGATCAGGGCGGTGGTCACGTGCGTGTCACTCCTACGGTGTGGGGTCCCGGGTTCCGCCGGCGCGGCTTCACGCCGGCTGCGGCGTGAAGGACGTGGTCGCGGGCGACGCGTACGCCTGCGCGACGTGCACCAGGAAGCGGGCCTCCTCGTCCAGGTCGCCGCCTTCCGCGGAGGTCTGGACGGCGGCGGGCAGCTCCAGGGCCGAGGCCTCCCCCGACTGCTGTCCGGGCAGCCCGGCCAGCTTCGCCTGCCGGGCCTCCTTGAGCAGGCAGGCCAGCGCGGCCGCGGACCTCCGCTGCTCGGGCACCCCGCTGCCGGCGACGTGGCTGCGCGCGAGCTCCGCGAGGCCCGGGGCCACGTACTCCCCCAGGATCAAGATCGCGTCACGCGTCTCGATGACCTTGCGGTAGACCAGCAGGTTGCGCGGCAGTGGCGGCCAGATCAGCTCGGCGACCCGTCCCGCCCGCGGCTTCGACAGGACGACGTGCGGTACGGCCTGCACCAGGTCCCGCCACAGCGGCCACAGCCGCCACGCGGTGGCGATGTCGGCCGTCGTGCGGCGCAGCGTGAAGAGGGTCGGGACGACGATGGCGGCGGCCCGAAGCAGTCCGTGCAGGTTCATCATCAGGGGCAGGGCGGGCATGGCCCAGGTGCTGCCGAACAAAGCCTTGAGCAGGTACACGAACCAGAACACCCAGGCGAGGGCCGTGCCGAGGCCGAACAGCCGCAGCCCGAAGGCCAGTCCGCGGCTTTCGGTGCGGCGGCTGTAGCGGGCGCACACGTACACGCAGGTGGTGTTGGCGACGAGGTGCGCCGAGATCAGCACCAGCCAGTAGGCGAGCGAGGGGACCGGGTCCCCGACGGGCGGGATGGTGTGCGTCCCGTGTCCGGGCGCGAGGAAGTCGAGCGCGATCAGCGTGCCCAGCCAGATCACCGTGCCGGTCCAGGAGGCCAGTTGGAGGCTGCGGCCCCGGGTGGCGGCGGCCACGAAGTAGACCACGGCGCCGGCCGACAGGACGCCGATGAGGTTGCGGACCAATCCGATCGCGTGCGCGTAGTCGGCGTCCCGGCTCGTGGCGTAGGCGACGACGTCGGGCAGGTTCAGGGTCATCGCGGCCGCGGCGGTCGCGACGGCGAGCCACAGACCGCGCTGTTGCGGGGAGCGCAGGGCGCCCGGTGCGCGCAGCAGGACGGCGATCCCCAGGACCACCACGCTGGGAACGGCGAGCCAGTCGCCGAAGGCCGTCAGGTCAGCTGCCATCGCGCACGCCCCGTCCGTACCCCATGGCGGACTCCAGGCGGGCGAGGGCGCCGCGGGGCGCGGTCCGCGACGGGGGGCCGTTGCCGGCGGTCCGCGTGCGGATCATGCTCGCGAGCATCTCCGCCTCCTGCTCCTGGCGGGTGGTGTAGTTGGTGCGCCCGAGGACCACGGGGGCCTCGCCGTCGGTCTCCTCGCCCTCCAGCGAGTGGTGGCCGAACAGGATGTGGCCGATCTCGTGGAGCACGATGTGCTCGCGGTGCAGCGGAGTGGTCTGGGCCTCGTAGAAGACGTAGTCCACGCCGGCCGTGCCGACCCACAGCCCGCAGACTCCGGATTCGGCGGCTTCCTTGGGCAGCGGGTGCAGCCGGATGGGGCGTCCGCGCTGTTCGGCGATGTCCGTGCAGAGGTTCTCGAGCGAGAACGGGCGGCTCAGGTCCAGATGGCCGAGAATCGTCTCGCACCGTTTCCGCAGGTTGAGATTCCGATAGGGCATGTGTTCCCTCTTCGGACCCTTTCTCGGGCAGCGTCGATAGGCGGCGTGCGTGGGCATGGGCGTTACATCCTGTGCCTTGAGGCGGCCCCGGGAGTGCGGTCCCTGAGGGGAATGCGGAAGCCCGTCCGCGTCAGGACGAACGGGCGTTCCACCCATGCCTACAGATCATGTACGGGAGTTGGCAAGACGGTGAGCCCAGGTGGGGAACCTATTCGGCCAACCCGTACGTGTTCGCGCGCGGGGGCCGCTACCGCTTGCGGCGCTCCTCCTTGCCGGTGAGGCCGGCCCGGCGCAGGGCGTCGGCCATCGCGCTGTTGGCGGGGGCCGGCGCGTTGCCGCCGCCCTGGCCGCCGCTGCGGTTCTGCGCCCCGGCCCGGCCCTGCCCGCCCTGGGCGCCCTGACCACGCTGACCGCCTTGCCCGCCCTGGCCGCGCGCGCCACCCTGGCCGCCCTGGCCACGCTGCTGCGGCGGGCGGCCGCCGCCGCGCCGCTCCTCGCGCTGCCTCGGGGCGCCCGGCGCGCGCTCGCCCGTCGCCTCGTCGTCGATCCGCAGGGTCAGGGAGATCCGCTTGCGCGGGATGTCCACCTCCAGGACCTTCACGCGCACGATGTCGCCGGGCTTGACCACGTCCCGCGGGTCCTTGACGAAGGTCTTCGACAGGGCCGAGACGTGCGCGAGGCCGTCCTGGTGGACGCCGATGTCGATGAAGGCGCCGAAGGCCGCCACATTGGTGACCACGCCTTCGAGGATCATGCCGGGGGCGAGGTCGCCGATCTTCTCCACGCCCTCCTTGAAGGTGGCCGTCTTGAAGGCGGGGCGCGGGTCGCGGCCCGGCTTCTCCAGCTCGCGCAGGATGTCGGTGACCGTCGGCAGGCCGAAGGCCTCCGTGACGAACTGTTCCGGCCGCAGCGAGCGCAGCACGCCGCCGTTGCCGATCAGGGCCGCCACCTCGCTGCCGACGGTCTTCGCCATGCCCCGCACCACCGGGTAGGCCTCGGGGTGCACGCTGGAGGCGTCCAGCGGGTCGTCACCGCCGCGGATGCGCAGGAAGCCGGCGCACTGCTCGTACGCCTTGGGGCCGAGCCGGGCGACGTCCTTGAGCCCCTTGCGGCTGCGGAAGGGGCCGTTGGCGTCGCGGTGGGCCACGATGTTCTCGGCGAGCCCGCCGCTGATGCCCGACACCCGCGAAAGCAGCGGTGCGGAAGCGGTGTTGACGTCGACGCCGACGCCGTTCACGCAGTCCTCGACGACCGCGTCCAGCGAGCGGGAGAGCTTCACCTCGGACAGGTCGTGCTGGTACTGGCCGACCCCGATGGACTTGGGGTCGATCTTCACCAGTTCGGCGAGCGGGTCCTGGAGGCGGCGGGCGATGGAGACGGCGCCGCGCAACGAGACGTCCATGCCCGGCAGTTCCTGCGACGCGAAGGCGGAGGCCGAGTACACGGAGGCGCCCGCCTCCGAGACCATCACCTTGGTCAGTCCGAGCTCCGGATGGCGGGAGATGAGGTCACCGGCGAGCTTGTCCGTCTCGCGGGAGGCGGTGCCGTTGCCGATCGCGACGAGTTCGACCGCGTGTTCCGCCGCCAGCCGGGCCAGCTTGGCCAGGGACTCGTCCCACTTGTTGGCGGGCACGTGCGGGTAGATCACATCGGTGGCCACGACCTTGCCCGTGGCGTCGACCACGGCGACCTTGACTCCGGTGCGGAAGCCCGGGTCCAGGCCGAGGGTGGCGCGGGTGCCGGCCGGGGCGGCGAGGAGCAGGTCGCGGAGGTTGGCCGCGAAGACGCGGACGGCCTCGTCCTCGGCGGCGGCGCGCAGCCGGGTCCGCAGGTCGATCCCGAGGTGCACCTGGATCTTCGTGCGCCAGGCCCAGCGGACGGTGTCGGCGAGCCACTTGTCGCCGGGCCGGCTGTGCTCCGAGGGGGCCGCAACCCCGAAGCGGCGGGCGATCATGCCCTCGTAGGTGGACGGGCCGGGCGTCTCGCCCGGCTCTTCCGGCTCCAGGTCGAGGACGAGCACGTCCTCCTTCTCGCCGCGGAGCATGGCGAGGACGCGGTGCGAGGGCAGCGCGGTGAAGGGCTCGGCGAAGTCGAAGTAGTCGGCGAACTTGG
This Streptomyces sp. NBC_00539 DNA region includes the following protein-coding sequences:
- a CDS encoding DJ-1/PfpI family protein; this translates as MQIAVLLYDRFTALDAVGPFDTLGRLPGADVVFVAERPGPVRGDSGQLALVADKGLDEITRPDIVIVPGGPHPELEMQNPAVLDWLRTVDATTTWTTSVCTGSLLLAAAGLLDGRRATGHWMFLDRLSEFGAEPTGERVVFDGKYVTAAGVSAGIDMGLTLLGRVAGDDVARAVQLMTEYDPQPPYDAGSPEKAPAELVARLRAVNPLGGSR
- a CDS encoding GlxA family transcriptional regulator, producing the protein MSSRNVLVLLYDGVQSLDVTGPVEVFSGVGRFPEHAGYRIRTVSPGAAPVRTSSGLTLVPDGDLESARPGAGTTLLVPGGRYTGDFDPGLTDWLRAHGGGAERVVSVCTGGLLLAEAGLLDGHRATTHWNACARMARDYPAVTVEPDPVYVRDGRVATSAGVTAGIDLALALVEEDVGRDVALLIARHLVVFLRRPGNQAQFSAQLAAQTARREPLRDVQQWINEHPGEDLGVEALAARAALSPRHFARAFQAETGVTPGRYVERVRVEHARRLLEDGGGGVAQIARASGYRTPEALRRAFLRTLGQPPSEYRRRFGP
- a CDS encoding ABC-F family ATP-binding cassette domain-containing protein yields the protein MTATLVAKNLTAAHGERTLFAGLDLVVAPGDVIGLVGVNGAGKSTLLRLLAGLDAPETGELRLSPPGAAVGHLPQEPERRPGESVREFLARRTGVAAAQAELDAATQGLVDGTPGADDAYGEALDRWLNLGGADLDERAQEVADDLGLSVGLDLPMTALSGGQAARAGLASLLLSRYDVFLLDEPTNDLDLDGLERLEQFVKGLRAGTVVISHDREFLARTVTKVLELDLAQQQINLYGGGYEAYLEERERARTHAREEYDEYADKRSALEGRAAMQRGWMDKGVKNARRKATDNDKIGKKFRSEASEKQAAKARQTQRAIERLDVVDEPRKEWELRMEIAAAPRSGSVVATLREAAVSRGDFHFGPASLQIDWADRVAITGANGAGKSTLLAVLLGRLAPDSGAATLGSGVLVGEVDQARGLFLGDEPLLEAFCAAVPDTEPAEVRTLLAKFGLKAVHVLRPAATLSPGERTRAALALLQGRGVNLLVLDEPTNHLDLPAIEQLESALEAYEGTLLLVTHDRRMLDAVHVTRRLEVSAGKVVEL
- a CDS encoding SDR family NAD(P)-dependent oxidoreductase, encoding MTTALITGASSGLGAAFARGLAAKGCDLVLVARDEDRLTAVAEELRRTYGTSCEVLPADLLDPAACEKVAERLADRARPVDVLVNNAGFGLPAPFPYSPVEDEERMLDLLVKVPLRLTHAALPGLRERRRGAVINVSSVAGALPTGTYGAAKAWITAFSESLRIDMEPYGVRVLAVVPGFTRTEFQERAGMDVSALRDAVWLEPGAVVAKALRDLARRRPVSITSRRYQAYVLAARHLPRDFVARRMARTRRAPDGL
- a CDS encoding MAB_1171c family putative transporter; protein product: MAADLTAFGDWLAVPSVVVLGIAVLLRAPGALRSPQQRGLWLAVATAAAAMTLNLPDVVAYATSRDADYAHAIGLVRNLIGVLSAGAVVYFVAAATRGRSLQLASWTGTVIWLGTLIALDFLAPGHGTHTIPPVGDPVPSLAYWLVLISAHLVANTTCVYVCARYSRRTESRGLAFGLRLFGLGTALAWVFWFVYLLKALFGSTWAMPALPLMMNLHGLLRAAAIVVPTLFTLRRTTADIATAWRLWPLWRDLVQAVPHVVLSKPRAGRVAELIWPPLPRNLLVYRKVIETRDAILILGEYVAPGLAELARSHVAGSGVPEQRRSAAALACLLKEARQAKLAGLPGQQSGEASALELPAAVQTSAEGGDLDEEARFLVHVAQAYASPATTSFTPQPA
- a CDS encoding Tex family protein encodes the protein MTMSIEGRIAEELGVRERQVKAAVELLDGGSTVPFIARYRKEATEMLDDAQLRSLEERLRYLRELEDRRAAILDSVREQGKLDAELEARILAADTKARLEDIYLPFKPKRRTKAQIAREAGLEALAEGLLADPSTDPSTAAAAFVDPDKGVTDAAAALEGARAILTEKFAEDADLIGELRERMWTRGRLVSKVREGKEEAGAKFADYFDFAEPFTALPSHRVLAMLRGEKEDVLVLDLEPEEPGETPGPSTYEGMIARRFGVAAPSEHSRPGDKWLADTVRWAWRTKIQVHLGIDLRTRLRAAAEDEAVRVFAANLRDLLLAAPAGTRATLGLDPGFRTGVKVAVVDATGKVVATDVIYPHVPANKWDESLAKLARLAAEHAVELVAIGNGTASRETDKLAGDLISRHPELGLTKVMVSEAGASVYSASAFASQELPGMDVSLRGAVSIARRLQDPLAELVKIDPKSIGVGQYQHDLSEVKLSRSLDAVVEDCVNGVGVDVNTASAPLLSRVSGISGGLAENIVAHRDANGPFRSRKGLKDVARLGPKAYEQCAGFLRIRGGDDPLDASSVHPEAYPVVRGMAKTVGSEVAALIGNGGVLRSLRPEQFVTEAFGLPTVTDILRELEKPGRDPRPAFKTATFKEGVEKIGDLAPGMILEGVVTNVAAFGAFIDIGVHQDGLAHVSALSKTFVKDPRDVVKPGDIVRVKVLEVDIPRKRISLTLRIDDEATGERAPGAPRQREERRGGGRPPQQRGQGGQGGARGQGGQGGQRGQGAQGGQGRAGAQNRSGGQGGGNAPAPANSAMADALRRAGLTGKEERRKR